A single region of the Streptomyces sp. ITFR-16 genome encodes:
- a CDS encoding DUF3040 domain-containing protein, whose product MPLSEHEQRMLEQMERALYAEDPKFATALEGSGLRTYTRRRVYQAVAGFLVGIALLMAGMVAQQIWISVVGFLVMLGCAVLAVTGWRKAPKPGEQQAVRTGGAGERRQAKQRRSVMNRIEQRWQRRRDEQGQ is encoded by the coding sequence GTGCCGCTCTCGGAGCACGAGCAGCGAATGCTCGAGCAAATGGAGCGAGCGCTGTACGCCGAAGATCCCAAGTTCGCGACAGCGCTCGAGGGAAGTGGGCTGCGTACGTACACCCGGCGACGGGTCTACCAGGCAGTTGCTGGCTTTCTGGTGGGTATCGCGCTCCTCATGGCCGGAATGGTCGCTCAGCAGATCTGGATCAGCGTGGTGGGTTTCCTCGTCATGCTGGGCTGCGCGGTGCTCGCGGTCACGGGTTGGCGCAAGGCGCCGAAGCCGGGCGAGCAACAGGCGGTCCGCACCGGAGGCGCCGGCGAACGCCGGCAGGCCAAACAGCGCCGGTCCGTGATGAACCGGATCGAACAGCGGTGGCAGCGTCGCCGTGACGAGCAGGGGCAGTA